One region of Permianibacter fluminis genomic DNA includes:
- a CDS encoding complement resistance protein TraT, giving the protein MRMNAGSVISKGLIRVIAISAALWLSGCTALHTATSKHDLDVQTRMSSSIIMTPVEPEQRTVFIQVRNSSSEPSFDLQQDIVDAIRKRGYQVVDNPASAHFWLQANVLSVAKEPPGELLAEFEHSLPTDDAESVTPEPVIVENDRRDSHVHGGVQLVYGGHVDRKDVEKVLAAALIIGVTEWTANAFVKDVYYTVLTDIQVSERIEDGEGLAHESAEHTLQQGESGDTVSFWSRDVPQRKYQTRILSVANQVNLDWADAAPLVRERLARVLAGMF; this is encoded by the coding sequence GTCATCGCGATCAGCGCGGCGCTCTGGCTGAGCGGCTGTACCGCGCTGCACACGGCGACCAGCAAGCATGATCTGGATGTCCAGACCCGGATGAGTTCCAGCATCATCATGACGCCGGTCGAGCCGGAGCAGCGCACGGTGTTCATTCAGGTGCGCAACAGTTCCAGCGAGCCGTCCTTTGATCTGCAGCAGGATATCGTCGACGCGATTCGCAAGCGCGGTTATCAGGTGGTCGACAATCCCGCCAGCGCGCATTTCTGGTTGCAGGCCAATGTGCTGTCGGTGGCGAAAGAGCCGCCGGGTGAATTGCTGGCGGAGTTTGAACACAGCCTGCCGACCGACGATGCCGAATCGGTAACGCCGGAGCCGGTGATCGTGGAAAACGATCGGCGCGACTCCCACGTCCATGGTGGTGTCCAGTTGGTCTACGGCGGCCATGTCGATCGCAAGGATGTCGAAAAAGTATTGGCAGCGGCGCTGATCATCGGCGTCACCGAATGGACCGCCAATGCTTTCGTCAAGGATGTTTACTACACCGTGCTGACCGATATTCAGGTCAGTGAGCGGATTGAGGACGGCGAAGGCTTGGCTCATGAATCTGCGGAGCACACGCTGCAGCAGGGCGAGTCTGGCGATACCGTCAGCTTCTGGTCACGCGATGTGCCGCAGCGCAAATACCAGACCCGCATTCTCAGTGTTGCCAATCAGGTGAATCTGGATTGGGCTGATGCCGCGCCGCTGGTTCGTGAACGCCTGGCGCGGGTGCTGGCCGGCATGTTTTGA
- a CDS encoding M14 family zinc carboxypeptidase: protein MTVMAAGVCSATQLQYTQSPAGSNTVALGYPVPSPIDSLTPVAGFRSYASLHARHQQLDTDSANVAAVQIGSTTAGRPIWAYVLSDADGNTAEGSIVEAGMLQNGGIHAREWQTPEAVTSIFETLVSNETDQGLHQYLLENSKIVLIPVLNVDGFLQSQRYPDRAMWTKYAGDPSDWPRDGRMRRKNMRGVDENLATESDNLLGVDLNRNNNPFWASSNGSSGNNAALTYHGSGPGSEPEIQALQQAADLFASHQLRFYIDTHSFSKVYITPRTGNERRDDIALALAQQMVNATGNSYAVDPDPINAGMGTTDGHFAYNYQIPSYTLEVEPRNSSAEYGGFGSSHDGFILPASQIDRLRSEITRASLLGYYHQSGAPALIAAQAIRLSDDHEMAAQSWTPDSATHRAQARSEAGAWQIGESYRLILDFNKPMRVRDSGGVVTNYRGQNVSLSPVIRLLGQHIDGSTISETLSTTTSGWCTAPACRRYDSDRYQLDFVWPATLSPDELVNVKVELAVSDLSGLALDANAATVMRWQDGHWQDYEDAIGLAGDTGGADRSFRLLSTGEPPIYHGGIAPPPLQIGDALNYSFAADAFTDPENGALQYTLQADPGPLPTWLQLDSASRTLSGTPNAAGSYSFAVVAIDPAGNRSFAPVTITVSNRSSSGGGGGGGSWSVLSLALLLLSGLRRQRRIV, encoded by the coding sequence ATGACTGTCATGGCTGCCGGCGTGTGCTCCGCCACCCAACTGCAGTACACGCAATCGCCTGCGGGTAGCAACACCGTGGCGCTCGGTTATCCGGTGCCATCGCCGATTGATTCGCTGACGCCGGTCGCCGGTTTTCGCAGTTATGCCAGCCTGCATGCGCGGCACCAGCAACTCGATACCGACAGCGCCAATGTTGCCGCCGTGCAGATCGGCAGCACGACTGCCGGCCGACCGATCTGGGCTTATGTTTTGTCCGATGCCGATGGCAACACCGCCGAAGGCAGCATTGTCGAAGCGGGCATGCTGCAAAACGGCGGCATCCACGCCCGCGAATGGCAGACGCCGGAAGCCGTCACCAGCATTTTTGAAACGCTGGTCAGCAACGAAACCGATCAAGGTCTGCATCAGTATTTATTGGAGAACAGCAAGATTGTTTTGATCCCGGTGCTGAATGTGGATGGCTTTCTGCAGAGCCAGCGCTATCCGGATCGAGCGATGTGGACAAAGTACGCTGGCGATCCCAGCGACTGGCCGCGCGACGGCCGGATGCGGCGGAAGAACATGCGCGGCGTCGATGAAAATCTGGCGACCGAATCCGACAACCTGCTCGGCGTTGATCTGAACCGTAACAACAATCCGTTCTGGGCCAGCAGCAATGGTTCCTCCGGCAACAACGCGGCGCTGACCTATCACGGCAGTGGCCCCGGCTCGGAACCGGAAATCCAGGCCCTGCAACAAGCCGCTGATCTGTTTGCCAGCCATCAGCTGCGCTTCTATATCGACACCCACAGCTTCAGCAAGGTTTACATCACGCCACGCACCGGCAACGAACGGCGCGATGACATTGCCCTGGCACTCGCCCAGCAAATGGTCAACGCCACCGGCAACAGCTATGCCGTCGATCCAGATCCGATCAACGCCGGCATGGGCACCACTGACGGCCACTTTGCCTACAACTACCAAATTCCGTCGTACACGCTGGAAGTCGAGCCACGCAACAGCAGCGCCGAATACGGCGGCTTTGGCAGCAGTCACGATGGTTTTATTCTGCCAGCGAGCCAGATTGATCGGCTACGCAGCGAAATCACCCGCGCCTCACTGCTGGGCTATTACCATCAAAGCGGCGCACCGGCGCTGATCGCAGCCCAAGCGATTCGGCTGAGCGATGACCACGAGATGGCCGCGCAAAGCTGGACACCCGACAGCGCCACCCATCGCGCGCAAGCGCGCAGCGAAGCTGGCGCTTGGCAGATTGGCGAAAGCTATCGGTTGATCCTCGATTTCAACAAACCGATGCGGGTGCGAGACAGTGGCGGCGTGGTAACCAACTACCGTGGTCAAAACGTCAGCTTGAGTCCCGTCATTCGCCTGCTCGGTCAGCACATTGATGGCAGCACGATCAGTGAAACCTTGAGCACCACTACGTCCGGCTGGTGCACGGCACCGGCTTGTCGCCGTTACGACAGCGATCGTTATCAACTGGATTTTGTCTGGCCAGCCACGCTCAGTCCCGATGAGCTGGTCAACGTAAAAGTCGAACTGGCGGTCAGCGATTTGTCCGGTCTGGCGCTGGATGCCAATGCCGCCACCGTGATGCGCTGGCAAGACGGCCACTGGCAGGATTACGAAGACGCCATCGGACTGGCGGGTGACACCGGCGGTGCTGATCGCAGCTTCCGCCTGCTCAGCACTGGTGAGCCGCCGATTTATCATGGCGGTATTGCACCACCACCGCTTCAGATCGGCGACGCGCTGAATTACAGCTTCGCTGCCGATGCCTTTACCGACCCGGAAAACGGCGCCCTGCAATACACCTTGCAAGCCGATCCGGGACCGCTGCCGACGTGGCTGCAACTCGATTCTGCCAGCCGCACGCTGAGCGGCACACCGAATGCCGCCGGCAGTTATTCCTTCGCGGTGGTCGCAATTGATCCGGCCGGCAATCGCAGCTTTGCCCCGGTGACCATCACCGTTAGTAACCGCAGCTCGTCGGGTGGCGGCGGTGGTGGCGGTAGCTGGTCAGTGCTGTCCTTGGCACTGCTACTGCTGAGCGGCCTCCGACGTCAGCGCAGGATTGTCTGA
- a CDS encoding TetR/AcrR family transcriptional regulator: MSDPVSSHIEPPESLRMRRLPQQKRSQEVVRLIEQATLALLAEQGFAALNTNAIAERAGIGIKSLYHLFPNKEAIIYRLAEQWLQAVRVAQQDILARQLSWQDTLDALDSALDALDERFVGYGPLWRAMELMPELHPLEDAHERAQIRFWSDCLRQFGCRWPTSELTALITYFYRTTDIAKQCSKELGSDGKLLWQLHRHWLNQLFASAVRDPDPAALLRLPTSTQR; the protein is encoded by the coding sequence ATGTCCGATCCTGTCAGCAGCCACATCGAGCCCCCGGAAAGCCTGCGTATGCGGCGCCTGCCGCAGCAGAAACGCTCGCAGGAAGTGGTCCGGCTGATTGAGCAGGCGACCCTGGCGCTGCTGGCCGAACAGGGCTTTGCCGCGCTCAACACCAATGCCATTGCCGAACGGGCCGGGATAGGCATCAAGTCGCTGTATCACCTGTTTCCGAACAAGGAAGCGATCATCTACCGGCTGGCCGAACAATGGCTGCAAGCCGTGCGTGTGGCCCAACAGGACATCCTCGCGCGCCAGCTCAGCTGGCAGGACACGCTGGATGCGCTTGACAGCGCGCTGGACGCGCTTGATGAACGTTTCGTCGGCTACGGCCCGCTCTGGCGGGCGATGGAACTGATGCCGGAATTGCATCCGCTCGAAGACGCGCATGAACGCGCGCAGATCCGGTTCTGGTCCGATTGCCTGCGCCAGTTTGGCTGCCGCTGGCCGACCAGCGAGCTGACCGCGCTGATCACGTATTTCTACCGCACCACCGACATCGCCAAGCAATGCAGCAAGGAGCTCGGCAGCGACGGCAAATTGCTCTGGCAATTGCATCGGCACTGGCTGAACCAATTGTTTGCCAGCGCCGTCCGCGATCCGGATCCGGCCGCGCTGCTGCGCCTGCCGACCAGTACTCAGCGCTGA